One Megasphaera vaginalis (ex Bordigoni et al. 2020) genomic region harbors:
- a CDS encoding S-adenosylmethionine decarboxylase family protein produces MNTTLGKHLLIDFYNCRCEFHEPEELRPFVEQALAVVGTALNDITFFRLDEELVCMAVSDQSHICIHVYPELAYTAVDIYSFNSDIKANQIMSSLKSSLHSDRIKATSVRRGDFGSIRDMRPKRNSKITAVRRVKNTGARIKKTSATMLNILRHPKRTHQFRNFRKKN; encoded by the coding sequence ATGAATACTACGTTGGGTAAACATTTACTTATTGATTTTTATAACTGCCGCTGCGAATTCCATGAACCGGAAGAATTGCGCCCTTTTGTTGAACAGGCGCTGGCAGTCGTAGGCACCGCATTGAACGACATCACATTCTTTCGTCTTGACGAAGAGTTGGTGTGCATGGCTGTTTCAGATCAATCACACATCTGCATTCATGTATACCCCGAACTGGCTTATACGGCTGTCGACATTTACAGCTTCAACAGCGACATCAAAGCCAACCAGATCATGAGTTCCTTAAAGAGCTCCCTCCATTCCGACCGCATCAAGGCAACCAGCGTACGGCGCGGTGATTTCGGCTCGATTCGTGATATGCGTCCTAAACGCAATTCAAAGATTACGGCAGTTCGCCGTGTGAAAAACACGGGAGCCCGCATAAAAAAGACGAGTGCTACCATGCTGAACATTTTGCGGCATCCGAAGCGTACTCACCAATTCCGCAATTTCCGCAAGAAAAATTAA
- a CDS encoding HD-GYP domain-containing protein, whose protein sequence is MYMLSLRQAAGIAAEEKDSLDSITTALLAFIQLKNQRLYMHSLQVANYSVSIATKLALPKSEIGQIKHAALLHDIGMLFVSNSLLSKMPYLNRTEKATYKRHAAAGGNVLENIPCCQDIVPYIRYHHERWDGSGFPKHLRGANIPFGARIIAVADYYDTIINPSTEFWAKTKQQAVRELFSASGLLFDPEIVKAFIETLG, encoded by the coding sequence ATGTACATGTTATCATTACGGCAAGCGGCAGGCATCGCTGCTGAAGAAAAGGACTCCCTCGATTCGATCACGACTGCGCTCCTTGCTTTTATCCAATTAAAAAACCAACGTCTCTACATGCATTCTCTCCAGGTCGCCAATTACAGCGTCAGTATTGCGACCAAATTGGCATTGCCGAAAAGCGAAATAGGCCAAATCAAACACGCCGCACTGTTGCATGACATCGGGATGCTCTTCGTTTCCAATTCGCTCCTGTCCAAGATGCCTTATCTGAACCGCACGGAAAAAGCGACTTATAAACGGCATGCCGCCGCCGGCGGAAACGTCTTGGAAAACATCCCCTGCTGCCAGGATATCGTCCCCTACATCCGCTATCACCATGAGCGGTGGGACGGCTCCGGCTTTCCGAAACACCTCCGCGGCGCCAATATTCCTTTCGGCGCCCGCATCATCGCCGTTGCCGATTATTATGACACGATCATCAACCCGTCGACAGAATTTTGGGCAAAGACGAAACAACAGGCCGTACGCGAGCTGTTCAGCGCCTCCGGTCTGCTCTTTGATCCGGAAATCGTCAAGGCTTTCATTGAAACATTAGGATAA
- a CDS encoding thioredoxin family protein, which translates to MDIKVIGGGCSKCEKMLEAVKKAVNHCGIDADIQYVTDFSAIAGYGIMRTPALMIDGNVVLSGRVPTVGEIEKYL; encoded by the coding sequence ATGGATATTAAGGTTATTGGCGGCGGCTGCAGCAAATGTGAAAAAATGTTGGAAGCAGTAAAAAAAGCTGTCAATCATTGCGGTATCGACGCCGATATACAGTATGTCACAGATTTTTCCGCAATTGCCGGTTATGGAATTATGCGTACGCCGGCGCTCATGATTGACGGAAACGTCGTTTTAAGCGGCCGCGTACCGACTGTCGGGGAGATTGAAAAATACCTGTGA
- a CDS encoding low molecular weight phosphatase family protein has translation MSKPRIAFICIRNSCRSQIAEAFGHTLAGDVFTSCSAGTEIATELDRGAVRIMKNVYGIDMAAAGQKNKTLDQLPPLDGLITMGCGVQCPVHPAKWKRNWDLVDPVGKSDALYLAVIQEIKERVMALKMEMERRGKDGY, from the coding sequence GTGAGTAAACCGAGGATAGCCTTTATTTGCATACGCAACTCCTGTCGCAGTCAGATTGCCGAAGCGTTCGGCCATACCTTGGCAGGCGATGTTTTTACAAGCTGTTCGGCAGGAACGGAGATTGCAACGGAGCTTGATCGCGGCGCAGTGCGTATCATGAAAAACGTATATGGTATCGACATGGCGGCGGCCGGGCAAAAAAATAAAACACTGGACCAACTGCCGCCGCTAGATGGTCTCATCACGATGGGCTGTGGCGTACAATGTCCGGTTCATCCTGCAAAATGGAAACGGAACTGGGACTTGGTAGATCCGGTCGGGAAAAGTGATGCCCTGTATTTGGCCGTGATTCAGGAAATAAAAGAAAGAGTGATGGCCCTTAAAATGGAAATGGAAAGGAGGGGGAAAGATGGATATTAA
- a CDS encoding ArsR/SmtB family transcription factor — translation MNAVDAAVICKALGDSNRMTIVQLLTDGELCACDLLAYFRITQPTLSHHMKVLIECNLVRSRKEWKNTYYSLNCETVTAFRNYIESLRCDGKNGRRASSCCSPSRAEEFE, via the coding sequence ATGAATGCCGTTGATGCCGCAGTTATCTGCAAGGCCTTGGGAGATTCCAACAGAATGACCATTGTTCAGCTGTTGACGGACGGAGAATTATGCGCCTGTGATTTGTTGGCATATTTTCGTATTACACAGCCGACGCTTTCGCATCACATGAAGGTGTTGATAGAGTGTAATCTGGTCAGATCCAGAAAAGAATGGAAAAATACGTATTACTCGCTGAATTGCGAAACTGTTACCGCTTTTAGGAATTACATTGAGTCACTGCGCTGTGACGGCAAAAACGGACGGCGTGCGTCCTCTTGTTGTTCGCCGTCCCGTGCAGAGGAGTTTGAATAG